GCCGCACTGCACGGAACTAAGCTCGTTCCTCATGGATTTAGTACAGGCATTCTTCTCGCAGCAACCGTACAATTTTTAGCTGCTACGAAGGATGGCGATCTCATCGAGTATTCGCAAAGTACGAGTCCGCTCTTTACAAGCCTTGTCAAAAATGCCCCTCAATTTGATAACGGTTACGTCACCGTACCAGATTGCATTGGTCTTGGGATAGAGCTTGACGAAGAGGTTATTCAAAAATATCGAATCGACTAAAATTGGAGAGATTTTATGACTAAAAAAATTGATAAACTACTCATTTCTCTCAGTCTTACGATCGTTCTTCTCGTCGTTGGTTTTTTATACTTTATGCCGGAAAAGTCACAGCTTGTGGCAAATGAAATTTTCTCAACATTGACAAACTGGTTTGGTTCGGGAACGCTCCTGTTTACTTTTTTCGGCTTTATTTTACTAATTGCTGTTGCCCTTAGTAAATATGGAAGAATCCGGTTTGGAAATGACAAGCCCGAGTATTCCACGTTTAAGTGGATTTCAATGATGATTGCTTGTGGCATCGGTTCAGCAACGGTCTATTGGGCGTTTCTAGAATGGGCTTTTTATATCGGTACACCCGGACTAGGCATTGAAGCCAACAGTCAGCGTGCTTTTGAAATGGCAC
Above is a window of Litoribacterium kuwaitense DNA encoding:
- a CDS encoding BCCT family transporter, giving the protein MTKKIDKLLISLSLTIVLLVVGFLYFMPEKSQLVANEIFSTLTNWFGSGTLLFTFFGFILLIAVALSKYGRIRFGNDKPEYSTFKWISMMIACGIGSATVYWAFLEWAFYIGTPGLGIEANSQRAFEMALPYTMFHWGFSAWTLYSLVGIPICYHFYVRKNKGLSLSAMVSSITGIKQNGLIGRLIDIIFIF